One region of Lytechinus pictus isolate F3 Inbred chromosome 8, Lp3.0, whole genome shotgun sequence genomic DNA includes:
- the LOC129267285 gene encoding uncharacterized protein LOC129267285 translates to MQRNHMDPDKPRLVDIAKGTANMAKVGGSGLPSPSTSYPYPPNDSGAQPIQYPQASAPREDQWDGYQNMHQSQLQQEHEQPQQQPTVALPPPPEQKLEPHPQQNPPQAATSFPPSMPHQAQAPQQNSDPDPTSESNQGLMSKRPPIKVEEKSLLEAYILCLPLGFLGLHHFYLGRIGIGFLYFFTFGVFGIGWIIDWFRLPWLVKKTNEKRKADAERGYILYGGPFDELYERSLCSAYLFWLPPVGVFGGHHYYLGRFGYGIVYSLTMGLFGVGWLFDLFRIWILTRRANQDIRTLRSGRPLSLNPSERMHLDDAYSLAFPLGFLGLHHFYMRRWMFGVIYFLTMGCMGVGFLVDLCRMPYLFYRNKEELKNNDKRFHVDDAYLMWFPLGILGMHHFYLHRWGWGFAYFFTFGLFGIGWLIDICRIPSLVRVANERRGRESLLRNQYNTNGSTTCHCEGAVHPDHGPEQATSYQSIPETPGQGTMLVYAFPLDQYGHPVWSERSIWTQDASGRTDPSSTIPTHWQPGADGPGPTEPPPPYTPSNSTTS, encoded by the exons ATGCAGCGCAATCATATGGATCCGGATAAACCACGGCTGGTGGACATAGCGAAAGGGACGGCTAACATGGCTAAGGTCGGCGGATCGGGACTGCCTTCACCGAGTACGTCTTACCCTTACCCGCCGAACGACTCCGGGGCCCAACCCATTCAATACCCCCAGGCATCGGCTCCTCGAGAGGACCAGTGGGATGGTTACCAAAACATGCATCAGTCGCAACTACAGCAAGAACACGAACAACCACAACAGCAACCTACAGTTGCACTCCCCCCACCACCTGAACAAAAGTTGGAACCACACCCACAGCAAAATCCACCACAGGCAGCAACATCTTTCCCGCCATCCATGCCCCATCAGGCGCAGGCTCCACAACAAAACTCAGATCCCGACCCGACGTCAGAGTCCAACCAGGGTTTGATGTCAAAGCGACCCCCGATTAAAGTCGAGGAAAAGTCCCTCCTCGAAGCTTACATCCTGTGCCTCCCCCTTGGCTTTCTGGGACTGCACCACTTTTACTTGGGACGAATAGGCATCGGGTTCCTCTACTTCTTCACTTTCGGGGTGTTTGGGATCGGGTGGATCATTGACTGGTTCAGATTGCCATGGCTCGTCAAGAAAACCAATGAGAAGAGGAAAGCTGATGCAGAGCGTGGCTACATCCTCTACGGAGGACCATTTGATGAACTGTATGAGAGGAGTCTGTGCTCCGCCTACTTGTTCTGGCTACCCCCTGTTGGTGTTTTTG GCGGTCATCACTACTATCTTGGTCGTTTTGGTTATGGTATCGTCTACAGTCTGACCATGGGTCTCTTCGGCGTTGGTTGGCTCTTCGATCTATTTCGCATATGGATCCTCACACGGAGAGCCAATCAGGATATCCGCACTTTGCGCTCAGGACGCCCTCTGTCGTTGAACCCAAGCGAACGGATGCACCTTGATGATGCCTACTCCCTTGCGTTCCCGTTGGGATTCCTTGGACTGCATCACTTCTATATGCGTCGTTGGATGTTCGGCGTCATTTACTTCTTGACTATGGGTTGTATGGGTGTAGGTTTCTTGGTAGACTTGTGTAGGATGCCGTACTTGTTTTACAGGAACAAGGAGGAACTGAAGAACAATGATAAAAGATTCCACGTGGATGATGCATATCTGATGTGGTTTCCTCTAGGGATCCTGGGAATGCACCACTTCTATCTTCACCGTTGGGGATGGGGCTTTGCCTACTTCTTCACCTTTGGTCTATTCGGCATTGGTTGGCTTATTGATATATGCAGGATCCCGAGTCTTGTCAGGGTTGCCAATGAACGCCGAGGCAGGGAGAGTCTGCTTAGAAACCAGTACAATACAAATGGCTCTACGACATGTCACTGTGAGGGCGCCGTCCACCCTGATCATGGCCCAGAACAGGCGACATCATACCAGTCCATCCCGGAGACACCCGGACAAGGTACCATGTTGGTATATGCATTCCCGCTCGATCAGTACGGACACCCCGTCTGGTCGGAAAGGTCAATCTGGACACAGGACGCAAGCGGTAGAACCGACCCCAGTTCAACGATTCCGACGCATTGGCAACCAGGGGCGGACGGTCCAGGACCAACCGAACCGCCACCACCCTACACACCGAGTAATAGTACAACAAGCTAG
- the LOC129266838 gene encoding gamma-secretase subunit PEN-2-like, which translates to MNLSKVSDEEKLSLCRKYFIGGIFALPFLWLVNTVWFFREAFFRSAFEQQKKIRTYVTWSLVGCLVWTTALIAWITVYQVKRAEWGETGDRLSFIIPRGRP; encoded by the exons ATGAATCTATCTAAGGTATCAGATGAAGAAAAACTCTCCCTCTGCAGAAAATACTTCATTG GTGGAATATTTGCTCTCCCATTTCTCTGGTTGGTGAACACAGTTTGGTTTTTCAGGGAAGCATTCTTCCGCTCGGCCTTTgaacaacaaaagaaaatacGCACAT ATGTGACCTGGTCCTTGGTAGGATGTTTGGTGTGGACCACAGCATTGATAGCATGGATTACTGTTTATCAAGTCAAGAGAGCTGAGTGGGGAGAGACTGGTGATAGGTTATCATTCATTATACCCAGAGGGAGGCCATAG